One region of Salvelinus namaycush isolate Seneca chromosome 3, SaNama_1.0, whole genome shotgun sequence genomic DNA includes:
- the LOC120044060 gene encoding protein FAM83F-like translates to MAESQLLCMDEDHVNEKIPESKAEFYYCEEQRAALEQLLKNGDGAFKMRLKEDNVRDFLSAREIKWIRKTFDEYDSDSESEKGEYEKAQDSNADSGVHSTYWPQMSDTDVPPLDIGWPGSTSFYKGVTRVSVHTHPPKNKGPHIKEVVRRLIQESNKVVAVVMDHLTDLQILQDLLDAAQRRVVAVYIILEARGMPHFLDMCTRLQITALHLRNLRVRTVKGSGLALSFGRLPGSLCSKYMLVDGEKVMFGSYSFTWSSSRMDRNTITVMSGQVVDFFDNDFREMYAVSENVDLYKEFHITKPPMPAPVRKVVVPKPLLMSTSRFQVSLGDSRGQADQRVPAHKYHNPKYSLVVGNSLGLTGSLQDLSTLRDSLGGGLERNGLSTLLHAKGGSSVELDKVTAKTPSSPVEDEEDGKGGSQKRQALGGKKQRSSFRLFLKGRGSNHNSETIEEDGATPSNPSSTPSNPSPSRPTPSPTHPTPSLTHRTPSPTRPNPSPTHPTPSLTHPTPSPRNPNPSPTHSTPSPTHSLPSPTRPNPSPTRQNPSSTRKVSEPNSTATEDSFEIVEKPSLLKFKNKKPSKLPQRSMSLMTLNKGEDDGKGHQKPSKRNCIQS, encoded by the exons ATGGCCGAGTCTCAGCTTCTGTGCATGGACGAAGATCATGTCAACGAAAAGATACCCGAATCCAAAGCAGAGTTCTACTACTGCGAGGAGCAGCGAGCCGCGCTCGAGCAACTATTGAAGAACGGTGATGGCGCGTTCAAGATGCGACTGAAAGAGGACAACGTCAGAGACTTTCTATCCGCCCGCGAGATTAAATGGATTCGAAAAACTTTTGATGAATATGATTCGGATAGTGAGTCCGAGAAGGGCGAATACGAAAAGGCTCAGGACTCCAATGCAGACTCGGGGGTCCACTCCACATACTGGCCTCAGATGTCGGACACGGATGTACCGCCGCTTGACATCGGCTGGCCAGGCAGCACTAGTTTTTATAAAGGTGTTACGCGAGTATCCGTGCACACGCACCCACCCAAAAACAAGGGGCCCCATATAAAAGAGGTTGTCAGGAGACTCATTCAAGAATCTAACAAG GTAGTAGCTGTGGTCATGGACCACCTTACAGACCTGCAGATCCTTCAGGACCTATTGGACGCAGCACAGAGACGAGTGGTGGCTGTGTACATCATACTGGAGGCTCGTGGTATGCCCCACTTCCTGGATATGTGCACTCGTTTACAGATCACTGCTCTGCATCTACGG AACCTGCGTGTGCGAACGGTGAAAGGTTCTGGGCTGGCCCTGTCATTTGGCAGGCTGCCCGGCTCTCTGTGCTCCAAATACATGCTGGTGGACGGAGAAAAGGTTATGTTTGGCTCTTACAG ctTCACATGGAGCTCCTCTAGGATGGACAGGAACACCATCACAGTAATGTCTGGGCAGGTGGTGGACTTCTTCGACAATGACTTCAGGGAAATGTATGCTGTATCTGAGAATGTGGACCTTTACAAGGAGTTCCACATTACCAAGCCTCCCATGCCTGCGCCGGTACGGAAGGTGGTGGTCCCCAAGCCCCTGTTGATGTCCACCTCCCGTTTCCAGGTGTCTCTAGGGGACTCTCGGGGGCAGGCTGACCAGAGGGTGCCTGCACATAAATACCACAACCCTAAGTATTCTCTGGTGGTGGGGAACAGTCTCGGGCTCACTGGGTCCTTACAGGACCTCTCCACACTCAGAGACTCACTGGGCGGTGGACTCGAACGGAACGGACTGTCGACGCTACTCCATGCCAAAGGGGGCAGTAGTGTGGAACTGGACAAGGTCACTGCGAAGACCCCCAGTTCTCctgtggaggatgaggaggatgggaAGGGAGGTTCGCAGAAGCGCCAGGCCTTAGGTGGAAAGAAACAACGCAGTTCTTTCAGGCTCTTCCTGAAAGGCAGAGGATCCAATCACAACAGTGAGACTATAGAGGAGGATGGGGCCACTCCTTCAAACCCCTCTTCCACTCCTTCAAACCCCTCCCCTAGCCGCCCAACTCCCTCCCCTACCCACCCAACCCCCTCCCTTACCCACCGAACCCCCTCCCCTACACGCCCAAACCCCTCCCCTACCCACCCAACCCCCTCCCTTACCCACCCAACCCCCTCCCCTCGCAACCCAAACCCCTCCCCTACCCACTCAACACCCTCCCCTACCCACTCACTACCCTCCCCTACCCGCCCAAACCCCTCCCCGACCCGCCAAAACCCCTCCTCTACCCGCAAAGTCTCAGAGCCGAATAGCACTGCCACTGAGGACTCATTTGAGATTGTAGAGAAACCGTCCCTGTTGAAATTTAAGAACAAAAAGCCTTCAAAACTGCCTCAAAGAAGTATGTCTCTAATGACCCTCAACAAAGGAGAGGATGACG GAAAGGGACACCAGAAGCCTTCCAAGAGGAACTGCATTCAGTCctga